One Lacunisphaera limnophila DNA window includes the following coding sequences:
- a CDS encoding peptidylprolyl isomerase produces MRFLTAFALLALVTASTRLTAQAPRPANALPELADGLYAEFTTPHGAFVTELHYQQAPLTVANFVGLTEGTLAARDGQPYYTGLKWYRVVPGFVIQSGNPRAPDDSDTGYSFPDELVPGLRHAEAGILSMANGGPDTNSGEFFLTLGDCTRLNYLHSVFGRVVRGLEVLPLIKPDDPFSVKILRRGAAAQAFRADEATFRALAAAAKTYPGTAEPGPTTHFDDPDGILPTEPPRARYFNYKLANYERVTGLKIVGRLSAQPPPPAEDEIPGRYMRTLAEKLGVARTGVLVAYLGEDDWRVWIGDEVVPRFLGRPVAPGDLGDGGALHDVKDALITAALKAGDEAYEAQRQRAPADRLPPPGQRIKLQTDALLDALLLHLEPK; encoded by the coding sequence ATGCGTTTCCTCACCGCCTTCGCCCTGCTCGCGCTCGTCACGGCCTCCACCCGACTGACCGCCCAAGCGCCGCGGCCGGCCAACGCCCTGCCTGAGCTGGCCGACGGCCTCTATGCCGAGTTCACCACGCCACACGGCGCGTTCGTGACGGAATTACACTACCAACAGGCGCCGCTCACCGTCGCCAACTTCGTCGGCTTGACCGAGGGCACGCTCGCCGCCCGCGACGGCCAACCCTACTACACCGGTTTGAAATGGTACCGCGTGGTCCCGGGCTTCGTCATCCAAAGCGGCAACCCCCGCGCCCCCGATGACAGCGATACCGGCTACAGTTTCCCCGACGAGCTCGTGCCCGGCCTGCGGCACGCCGAGGCCGGCATCCTCTCCATGGCCAATGGCGGGCCCGACACCAACAGCGGCGAATTCTTTCTCACCCTCGGCGACTGCACCCGCCTCAATTACCTGCACAGCGTCTTCGGCCGCGTCGTGCGCGGGCTCGAGGTACTCCCGTTGATCAAGCCCGACGATCCCTTCAGCGTGAAAATCCTCCGCCGTGGCGCCGCCGCCCAGGCGTTCCGGGCCGACGAGGCCACCTTCCGCGCCCTGGCCGCCGCGGCCAAAACCTACCCCGGCACCGCGGAACCAGGCCCGACCACGCACTTCGACGATCCCGACGGCATCCTCCCGACCGAGCCGCCCCGCGCCCGCTACTTCAACTACAAGCTGGCCAACTACGAGCGCGTCACCGGCCTGAAGATCGTCGGCCGCCTCTCCGCCCAGCCGCCCCCGCCCGCCGAGGACGAGATCCCCGGCCGCTACATGCGCACACTCGCCGAAAAACTAGGCGTCGCCCGCACCGGTGTGCTGGTCGCCTACCTCGGCGAGGATGACTGGCGCGTCTGGATTGGCGACGAGGTGGTCCCGCGTTTCCTCGGCCGGCCGGTCGCCCCCGGTGATCTCGGGGACGGTGGCGCCCTGCACGACGTGAAAGACGCCCTCATCACCGCCGCCCTCAAAGCCGGTGACGAGGCCTACGAGGCCCAGCGCCAACGCGCACCCGCCGACCGCCTGCCGCCCCCTGGCCAGCGCATCAAGCTCCAGACCGACGCCCTGCTCGACGCCCTCCTGCTGCACCTCGAACCCAAATGA
- a CDS encoding pyrimidine/purine nucleoside phosphorylase, with product MCLPTQFTGVTVHTKANVYFDGKVVSHTVLMPDGAKKTLGLIYPGSYHFGTGAPERMEIVAGTCRVTLDGSTAAQDYPAGTYFDVPGQSGFTIEVPAGLCEYICSFL from the coding sequence ATGTGCCTCCCCACCCAGTTCACCGGCGTCACCGTCCACACCAAGGCCAACGTGTATTTCGACGGCAAGGTCGTCAGCCACACCGTGCTGATGCCCGATGGCGCGAAAAAAACCCTCGGTCTCATCTATCCCGGCAGCTACCACTTCGGCACCGGCGCCCCCGAGCGCATGGAGATCGTCGCCGGAACCTGCCGCGTGACGCTCGACGGATCGACCGCGGCGCAGGATTACCCCGCCGGCACGTACTTCGACGTCCCCGGCCAGAGCGGCTTCACCATCGAGGTGCCCGCCGGCCTCTGCGAATACATCTGCTCGTTCCTCTAA
- a CDS encoding NAD(P)-dependent oxidoreductase produces the protein MASIAFIGTGVMGRSMAGHLLKAGHTLHVHNRTPAKAQPLLDAGAHWHATPGSAAAKADFVFTIVGFPQDVEETYFNPTGVLAAAKPGTVLVDMTTSSPALARRIAAAAATKGLAALDAPVTGGDVGAREARLSIMVGGDETAFAHARPFFDLMGRIIVHHGGPGCGQLCKLANQIGIASVMMSWCEALAFGQSAGLDPARVLESIGGGAAGSVGMTVLAPRALKGDFAPGFYVKHFLKDLRLALEAAEAMSLDLPGTKQAKKLYDQVAARGWEDAGTQALFRLYTERA, from the coding sequence ATGGCATCGATCGCATTCATCGGCACGGGCGTCATGGGCCGCAGCATGGCGGGACACCTGCTCAAGGCCGGACACACCCTGCACGTCCACAACCGCACCCCGGCCAAGGCCCAGCCGCTCCTCGACGCCGGCGCCCACTGGCACGCCACCCCCGGCAGCGCCGCGGCCAAGGCCGACTTCGTCTTCACCATCGTGGGTTTCCCCCAGGATGTGGAGGAAACCTATTTCAATCCCACCGGCGTGCTCGCCGCGGCCAAACCTGGCACCGTGCTCGTCGACATGACCACCTCCAGCCCCGCCCTCGCCCGCCGCATCGCGGCGGCGGCCGCCACCAAGGGCCTGGCCGCACTCGATGCCCCGGTGACCGGCGGTGACGTCGGCGCCCGCGAGGCCCGTCTCTCGATCATGGTTGGCGGCGACGAGACGGCCTTCGCCCACGCCCGGCCGTTTTTCGACCTGATGGGCCGCATCATCGTCCACCACGGCGGCCCAGGCTGCGGCCAGCTCTGCAAACTCGCCAACCAGATCGGCATCGCCTCCGTGATGATGTCCTGGTGCGAGGCCCTCGCCTTCGGGCAATCCGCCGGCCTCGATCCCGCGCGTGTCCTCGAGAGCATCGGCGGAGGCGCCGCGGGCAGCGTCGGCATGACCGTGCTCGCCCCTCGCGCACTCAAGGGCGACTTCGCGCCCGGTTTCTACGTGAAACATTTCCTGAAGGATCTCCGCCTCGCCCTCGAGGCCGCCGAGGCGATGTCGCTCGATCTCCCCGGCACCAAGCAGGCCAAAAAACTCTACGACCAGGTCGCCGCCCGCGGCTGGGAAGATGCCGGCACCCAGGCCCTCTTCCGGCTTTACACGGAGCGCGCCTAG